A genomic region of Phormidium ambiguum IAM M-71 contains the following coding sequences:
- a CDS encoding aspartate carbamoyltransferase catalytic subunit, whose product MSTIWTRHHIISLADFLPAEYDTVLQTAASFQEVLSRRVKKVPTLQGQVVANLFFEPSTRTRNSFELAAKRLSADTLSFAPATSSLTKGETILDTAKTYLAMGTNIMVIRHREAGVPQAIADEMDRLQSQVSVLNAGDGQHEHPSQALLDLFTICSVLDAKQPRIELLQNKKVTIVGDILHSRVARSNIWSLTAAGAEVHLAGPPTLLPKLFADWIPENQKNSLIPERKLFLHWDVESALQDADFVMTLRLQRERMTQHLLPSLREYHQKYGITRNRLKLCKSTVKVLHPGPVNRGVEISSDLMDDSELSLISQQVTSGVAIRMALLYLIGGGKS is encoded by the coding sequence ATGAGTACTATTTGGACACGCCACCATATTATCTCCTTAGCCGATTTCTTACCAGCAGAGTACGATACAGTTTTGCAGACAGCGGCTAGTTTTCAAGAAGTACTCTCACGCCGGGTCAAAAAAGTACCAACACTGCAAGGACAGGTAGTAGCGAATTTGTTTTTTGAACCATCGACACGGACTCGTAACAGTTTTGAATTAGCAGCTAAGAGACTTTCAGCAGATACGCTGAGTTTTGCTCCAGCAACCTCTTCATTAACTAAAGGGGAAACGATTTTAGACACAGCGAAAACCTATCTAGCGATGGGCACTAATATTATGGTAATTCGTCATCGGGAAGCTGGGGTTCCACAAGCGATCGCAGATGAAATGGATCGATTACAATCACAAGTTAGTGTCCTGAATGCTGGCGATGGTCAACACGAACATCCCTCACAAGCATTATTAGATTTATTTACAATTTGTTCTGTATTAGATGCAAAACAACCAAGAATTGAACTGTTACAAAATAAAAAAGTTACAATTGTTGGCGATATTTTACACTCACGGGTTGCTAGATCTAATATCTGGAGTTTAACAGCTGCCGGAGCAGAAGTTCACTTAGCAGGTCCGCCAACCCTATTACCAAAACTATTTGCTGACTGGATACCAGAAAATCAGAAAAATTCTCTCATTCCTGAACGTAAATTATTTTTACATTGGGATGTAGAATCTGCTTTACAAGATGCAGATTTTGTGATGACTTTACGGCTACAACGGGAAAGAATGACTCAGCATTTGTTACCAAGTTTACGAGAATATCACCAAAAATATGGTATTACTCGCAATAGATTAAAGTTATGTAAATCAACAGTGAAAGTATTACATCCGGGGCCTGTCAATCGGGGAGTAGAAATTAGTTCTGATTTAATGGATGATTCTGAATTAAGTTTAATTTCTCAACAAGTGACTAGTGGTGTAGCAATTCGGATGGCTTTGCTGTATTTAATTGGTGGAGGAAAGAGTTAG
- a CDS encoding molybdenum cofactor biosynthesis protein MoaE yields MNTTFENFLTSPIKYHPNDSFAITFAPLLLEEVYALADAPANGAIVVMSGMVRNQTDGKAVVALEYQAYQPMALQIFAQIAAEIRKSWTDVNRVVIHHRIGKLKIGEISVLVAVGCPHRSEAFAACQYAIDTLKHNAPIWKKEHWADGSSSWVSIGACEQTGENC; encoded by the coding sequence ATGAACACTACTTTTGAAAATTTTCTAACTTCTCCAATTAAATATCATCCAAATGACAGTTTTGCTATTACTTTTGCACCTTTATTATTAGAAGAAGTTTACGCTTTAGCCGACGCTCCTGCTAATGGTGCAATAGTAGTAATGAGTGGTATGGTTCGCAATCAAACTGATGGTAAAGCTGTAGTTGCTTTAGAATATCAAGCATATCAACCGATGGCTTTACAAATATTTGCTCAGATAGCAGCAGAGATTCGCAAAAGTTGGACAGATGTAAATCGGGTGGTGATTCATCATCGAATTGGGAAGTTAAAGATTGGTGAAATTAGTGTTTTAGTTGCGGTGGGTTGTCCCCATAGGTCTGAGGCTTTTGCAGCTTGTCAATATGCGATCGATACTTTAAAGCATAACGCACCAATTTGGAAAAAAGAACATTGGGCTGATGGTTCGAGTAGTTGGGTGAGTATTGGTGCTTGTGAACAAACCGGAGAAAATTGCTAG